From one Magnolia sinica isolate HGM2019 chromosome 18, MsV1, whole genome shotgun sequence genomic stretch:
- the LOC131232704 gene encoding transcription factor bHLH157-like, whose translation MVVLLIKEVLRSLCCDNGWSYAVSWRAKCRDSMLLMPEDAYCEDQVEVVIEKMLHQVHMVGEGMIGQVAITGRHQWIFSDNYCGELNPIGPFDSQALLQDTAEWRRQFSAGIKTIAIISVSSQSVVQFGSTQKILERMEFVDLVRSLFRQLQSVSGPYLSGNSQKAFKSESYNPPPPGASVSVLSSSNSYSDYANIKSSHDNSHEEFMAKAQCSTILTQPCNPSTTGLHKGSPQPHVLSEPLIPGSTYPTKDSSNLLQKTTTLMSDSSFPPTSRHQTAGAEAQVILSMPNMQLPQVLLQPNSCSSSRSVLSNPSTSAWSGELSGLTSMELQLLSGMGIQGSPNIFPLNSDASVSCGNAFPSFHGDPIITPLYSTNGSLDTVSRTGYGAGKLAGSHLASSFPAHGGELSSDKLDSRGAPFVQQLLRGSASTQALLEEFKPANATLALSNLNRANNPNHWTSPPLDHVNNSLTTPLTDDLLRALGVDPLASGFDGGDVFSSISVSEVPRSVQNFVGCSGDSLGAVPDGKENSSNVPVQMSADNDLFDSLGLDLKHSQGQDCWDDIILPIGSSSRMNMSTGISGSISELDAISITGPQKGFFSELGLEQLLDAVVGNVKSVANHSSDDRSSTTTVTRAGSTSVYSNQVPLAGLSRLSGSTDGLLPECNSDKTMHGSQKEALSKSMVSSWIDGSYNINTGSAAASQHKKPEEPPKNTRKRARPGESTRPRPKDRQQIQDRVKELREIVPNGAKCSIDALLDRTIKHMLFLQSVTKYADKLKQVDEPKMIGKESGVVLKDNSSGSGGRATWAFEVEGQTMVCPIIVEDLNPPGQMLVEMLCDERGFFLEIADIIRGFGLTILKGVMEVRDNKIWARFVVEVNREVTRMDIFLSLVQLLQQTTSSGSQPTKPIEGGIPVFTNCQQSPMPVPISLADRLQ comes from the exons ATGGTGGTTTTGCTGATCAAAGAGGTGCTCCGGAGCCTCTGCTGTGACAACGGATGGTCGTATGCTGTCTCGTGGCGGGCCAAATGCCGGGATTCCAT GTTGTTGATGCCGGAAGATGCTTATTGCGAAGACCAGGTGGAAGTGGTGATCGAGAAGATGCTTCATCAGGTCCACATGGTGGGAGAGGG AATGATTGGACAAGTTGCTATTACTGGGAGGCATCAGTggattttttcagataattacTGTGGAGAATTGAATCCAATAGGCCCCTTTGACAGTCAAGCTCTGCTCCAG GATACTGCTGAGTGGCGTCGACAATTTTCGGCTGGAATTAAG ACAATCGCAATCATTTCTGTGTCATCGCAAAGTGTGGTTCAGTTTGGTTCCACTCAGAAG ATTCTTGAGAGGATGGAGTTTGTGGATCTTGTTAGAAGTTTGTTTCGGCAGCTGCAAAGTGTTTCTGGGCCTTATCTGTCTGGAAATTCTCAGAAAGCTTTTAAGAGTGAATCTTACAATCCACCACCTCCAGGGGCTTCTGTTTCTGTTCTTTCATCCAGCAATTCCTACTCTGATTATGCAAACATCAAATCCTCTCATGACAACAGCCATGAAGAATTCATGGCCAAGGCCCAATGTTCAACAATTCTAACTCAACCTTGCAATCCTTCCACTACTGGGTTGCACAAAGGCAGCCCACAGCCTCATGTATTATCAGAACCACTGATCCCTGGTTCAACATATCCAACCAAAGATTCCAGCAATTTACTTCAGAAGACAACCACCTTAATGAGTGACTCCTCATTTCCCCCCACAAGCCGACACCAAACAGCTGGTGCAGAAGCACAAGTCATATTATCAATGCCTAATATGCAGCTACCACAAGTCTTACTACAACCTAATTCCTGTTCTTCTAGCAGATCAGTCCTCAGCAATCCCAGCACTAGTGCATGGAGTGGTGAACTTTCTGGTTTGACTTCAATGGAGCTGCAGCTGCTGTCGGGTATGGGGATTCAAGGGTCTCCAAATATCTTTCCCCTGAATTCAGATGCTAGTGTTTCTTGCGGGAACGCATTTCCTAGTTTTCATGGGGACCCAATCATAACTCCATTATATAGCACAAATGGATCACTTGATACAGTATCCAGAACTGGATATGGAGCGGGGAAATTGGCAGGTAGCCACCTTGCTTCTTCATTTCCTGCTCATGGAGGGGAGCTATCTAGTGACAAATTGGATTCTAGAGGGGCTCCTTTTGTTCAGCAACTCCTGAGGGGATCGGCTAGCACCCAGGCACTCCTAGAAGAGTTTAAACCAGCCAATGCTACATTGGCCCTTTCTAATCTGAACCGGGCAAACAATCCAAATCACTGGACTTCTCCACCACTAGATCATGTGAATAACAGCTTGACCACACCACTGACTGATGATCTGTTACGAGCTCTAGGTGTTGATCCTCTAGCGTCTGGTTTTGATGGAGGTGATGTTTTCAGCAGCATCTCAGTTAGTGAAGTGCCTAGATCTGTTCAGAATTTTGTAGGTTGTAGTGGAGATTCTCTTGGTGCAGTTCCGGATGGAAAAGAGAACTCTTCGAATGTGCCTGTGCAAATGTCTGCAGACAATGACTTGTTTGATAGTTTGGGATTGGATCTTAAGCACAGCCAGGGCCAGGATTGTTGGGATGATATCATATTACCAATAGGGAGCAGCAGCAGAATGAATATGAGTACTGGAATTTCAGGGTCCATCTCAGAGTTAGATGCAATTTCTATCACAGGTCCTCAGAAAGGGTTCTTCTCAGAGCTAGGACTTGAACAGTTATTAGATGCTGTTGTTGGTAATGTTAAGTCTGTTGCAAATCATAGTTCAGATGATCGATCATCCACAACTACGGTCACAAGAGCAGGCAGTACCTCAGTGTATAGTAATCAAGTTCCATTGGCAGGTCTTTCTCGTTTGAGTGGAAGCACGGATGGTTTGCTGCCCGAATGCAATTCTGATAAGACCATGCATGGATCTCAGAAAGAAGCCCTCTCAAAATCCATGGTCAGTTCATGGATTGATGGCAGTTACAATATTAATACTGGGAGTGCAGCAGCCTCACAGCATAAGAAGCCTGAAGAACCTCCAAAGAACACAAGGAAAAGAGCTAGACCTGGGGAAAGTACTCGGCCGAGGCCAAAAGACCGCCAGCAGATCCAAGATCGGGTCAAGGAATTGCGGGAGATTGTGCCTAACGGTGCAAAG TGTAGCATTGatgctctgttggatcgcaccATCAAGCACATGCTTTTCCTGCAAAGCGTGACGAAATATGCAGACAAACTTAAACAAGTCGATGAGCCAAAG atgaTTGGCAAGGAGAGTGGTGTTGTCTTAAAAGATAACTCCAGCGGTAGTGGTGGTCGTGCTACCTGGGCATTTGAGGTTGAGGGTCAGACCATGGTATGCCCAATTATAGTTGAGGACCTTAACCCCCCAGGCCAGATGCTTGTTGAG ATGCTCTGTGATGAACGGGGATTCTTTCTTGAGATAGCAGATATAATTCGTGGGTTTGGGCTGACAATCTTAAAGGGAGTGATGGAAGTCCGAGACAATAAGATCTGGGCACGGTTTGTGGTCGAG GTGAACAGGGAAGTTACTAGGATGGATATATTTCTCTCACTGGTTCAACTTCTCCAGCAAACTACAAGTTCTGGCAGCCAGCCGACTAAACCTATTGAGGGTGGGATTCCTGTATTTACCAATTGTCAGCAATCTCCCATGCCAGTTCCAATCAGCTTAGCTGATAGATTGCAGTGA